The following proteins are co-located in the Sulfitobacter guttiformis genome:
- a CDS encoding calcium-binding protein → MEYLVLGLAVLLGSVLFQDDAEVPASEGPDGEPEIDPEVESGTDPVDPVDTEEVDDRDLGATVTENADGSIAIELGEDELGSLTALKFEQRSNGENFDQVFSLGIYLVPAGAEIPIDPTGVQLPYDSIEDMISSLGLTELVSFDLGTLGQEGSTQDTRVEPPSITSDDPIDIIRVPFFIGDGGEFFVLSEADETLSPFEEAGIYSIGVELVRTDDDYTGTDGRDFVLAEGAEDAAPVRVNGLDGTDVLISNIQGSVLEGGDGNDSLYGPANGNTVLGGAGDDTLFVGAGGTAFGGAGSDSLSGSTNAGGFGYNELFFEQDEAPEDLTVNLYGGAGNDILTLSGMDVNGFGGSGNDTLTVGDGARGFGGSGNDFFGLDAGAVAGGDEGDDTFQYIARVDFRSSEDTVVLTGGAGADRYEFAVSNIFEDQQGEFLRITDFDPAEDVLVVQDWSGNDLRFVGLREAPDGSYTDVVATYTAEAEGLGNPHVEATIRLEGVTGFSLDQLVA, encoded by the coding sequence ATGGAATATTTGGTGCTTGGGTTGGCGGTCTTGCTTGGCTCGGTCTTATTTCAGGACGACGCAGAAGTTCCTGCGTCCGAAGGACCGGACGGTGAGCCGGAAATTGATCCTGAGGTGGAGAGCGGGACGGACCCTGTCGATCCGGTGGACACCGAAGAGGTTGACGACCGTGATCTCGGGGCAACTGTGACCGAAAACGCAGATGGCAGTATCGCGATTGAGTTGGGCGAGGACGAGCTCGGCAGCTTGACCGCGCTTAAATTCGAGCAGCGCTCGAACGGCGAGAATTTCGATCAGGTGTTTAGTTTGGGGATTTATCTCGTGCCTGCGGGGGCCGAAATTCCGATCGATCCTACTGGTGTGCAGCTTCCCTACGATAGCATCGAGGATATGATAAGCTCCCTTGGTCTGACGGAACTGGTGTCATTTGATTTGGGAACGTTAGGACAGGAGGGTAGTACGCAAGACACGCGGGTAGAGCCGCCGTCGATCACTTCGGACGATCCGATCGACATAATCAGAGTGCCGTTTTTCATAGGGGACGGCGGCGAATTCTTTGTCTTGTCGGAAGCCGACGAGACGCTGTCGCCATTCGAAGAGGCGGGCATTTACTCAATCGGCGTTGAACTTGTGCGCACCGATGATGATTACACTGGTACTGATGGACGGGACTTTGTCCTTGCCGAGGGTGCAGAGGATGCAGCCCCTGTACGGGTTAACGGGTTGGATGGCACTGACGTACTTATCTCCAATATTCAGGGGAGCGTGCTTGAAGGTGGTGACGGCAACGATTCACTTTACGGACCTGCCAACGGGAATACCGTACTTGGCGGGGCAGGTGACGATACATTGTTTGTCGGCGCTGGCGGCACAGCTTTTGGCGGTGCGGGGAGTGATAGCTTATCTGGTTCGACCAATGCAGGCGGTTTTGGTTATAACGAGCTATTTTTCGAGCAGGACGAAGCGCCCGAGGACCTGACCGTCAATTTGTATGGTGGTGCAGGCAATGATATCCTCACGCTGTCGGGCATGGATGTAAACGGGTTCGGCGGGTCGGGGAACGATACGCTGACTGTGGGCGATGGCGCGCGCGGGTTCGGGGGCTCGGGCAATGACTTTTTCGGTTTGGATGCTGGAGCTGTTGCAGGGGGCGATGAAGGGGATGATACCTTCCAGTATATCGCGCGCGTAGATTTCAGGAGTTCCGAAGATACTGTGGTTCTGACGGGCGGTGCGGGCGCAGACAGATATGAGTTTGCGGTGTCGAATATCTTCGAGGATCAACAGGGAGAGTTCTTGCGGATTACGGATTTCGATCCTGCTGAGGATGTGCTGGTCGTGCAGGACTGGAGTGGTAACGATTTGCGCTTTGTCGGCCTGCGTGAAGCCCCTGACGGTAGCTACACGGATGTTGTG